The Leptospirales bacterium sequence CCAGTTGCAGGATGGGCAGGTTGCGGTAGCGGCTCTCCAGCAGGCGCGTGATCAAGCCAACGATGGAAGGATCGTCGTCTACCAGCGCTACCGGGGCCTGCATGGCGCAGAGCAAGAGATTGCAGCGTCCGGTCAATCGCGAAGCGATTGGCGCCGCGCTTGATTCTCCGCGTCCTGTCTTGTGTACTACTCCGCGCCTTTGACCGAAGCGCTGCTCTTGCGGCGCTACAAACGCTTTCTGGCCGATGTGCGCCTGCCGGATGGAAGCACGCAAACGGTTTTTTGTGCTAACCCTGGCAGCATGCGCACCTGCCTGGGCGAAGGCTGGCGCGCACGCATCTCAGATAGCGGCCCAAATTCAAAGCGCAAGTTGCGCTACACGCTGGAGCAAGTGCACAACGGCCGATGCTGGATTGGCGTCAAAACACACCAGGCAAATTTTGCCGTGCGCGAGGCCTTGCAGCAGGGGCGCCTCAGGGAACTGGGCGCTGTGACCATGCTGAAGAGCGAGGTGCAGGTATCGGCGCACAGTCGACTGGACTTTGCTTTGCGACTCAATGGCCGACCGTGCTACCTCGAAGTAAAGAGCGTCTCAATGTGCGAGGGCGGCGTATATTACTTTCCGGATGCGCCCAGCGCGCGCGCTCGAAGGCACCTGAGTGAAATGAGCGCCTTGCACGCTCGCGGGGCGCGCGCCATCTTGCTGTTCTTGATTCAACGCAGCGATGGTCGTTTGCTGCGTGCGGCGGAAACAATTGATCCGGCCTACGCTCGCGCATTGCGTCTTGCAGCTGCGGCCGGAGTCGAAGTGCGCGCTTATCGCCTGCAGCTGGGCGCGCGCCGCCTTCGCCTGGCAGGCCCGGTGCAAATAGAGCTGTAGACCGCTGCACGCGCTTGACTGCAAGGGCGCTGCCAACAGCGTTGGCGACATCTCCAGGGAGGAAGTGGGGTGCGCCGGCATGGCTGGCAATTCCCCCGCTGACGCGCAACTGTAAGATGCCGTTCTATTCGGCGTCGTAGCCAGATCTTCCCCGCGGATCGCGTCTCGCGTACAGACGCGCCGCATCTCGCGCTCTTAGCAGGCGAGGGGGCCCGGGAGATTTCCGGGCAGTTCGCTCGCAACAGAGGGGAGATGCAATCGCAATCATTCGTGTGGCTTGCCAGTCTTGGCCTGCTTCTGGCTTTGCCAGGTCTGGCGCTGGCCGAAGACTCGACGCTTACCGATCCAGTTGAAGTTACGGCGCCGCGCAGCGATGACGATCCGCAGCTGCGTTCCTCGGCTGCGACCGTCATCGAAACCGATCAGGTGCGTCGCGCCCACGCCAGCCTGGGCGAGGCTCTCGATGGTCAGGCCGGTCTGCGCGTGCGACGCTATGGCGGCGAGGGCGCCTACGAGACGCTTTCCATTCGCGGCGCCAATCCCAATCAAGTAAACTTCTACATAGATGGCATTCCGCTCAATAACGCCGTCAGCGGCGAGGTGAATCTGGCCGACTTCAACCTGGACGCTTTCGAACGCGTCGAGGTTTTTCGCGGCGGCGAATATCCCGGCTCGCCCATTGGCGGCGCTGTGAATCTGGTTACGCGCCATGCCGGCGGCGTATCGGGCGGCCGTTTGCGCGCCGAGGGCGGTTCCTTTGGCAGCTACGCGCTGGCTGGCGGCGCCTGGGGCGGCGAAACGCTGCGTTACGCGGCCTCGGCGCGTGTGGCCCGTTCCGACCAGGACTACCCCTTCCACAATGACAATGGCACCCCCAACCTGAACTACTTCGATGATTTTGAAGACCAGCGCCGCAATGCCGGCTATCGTTCGCTGTATGCAACTATCAATCTGGGCTTTGATGCCCTCGGCGCACAGTGGACGGCGCTGAACGATCTGAGCTACCGCAAGAACGGCGCGCCGGGCCCGGCCAGCGCTCAGACCACGGCGGCCAACCTCGCCTCCTTTCGCAATACCAGCGGCCTGGCCGCCGACTGGCGCGGACTGGGACTGGAGGCCCTGCGACTGCAAAGTCGCCTCTATTATACGGAATACCAGACGGACTTTGAGGACCCGCAGCAGGAAATTGCCGGACCCGGCGGCGGAAGCGAAGCGCGGCTACAGCATTTCGGCTGGATTGTGGAGCCCTGGCTCTACCTTCCTGAATACTACCAAACAATAAAGTTGTACTTATCGATCGAACGCGAGATCTACCATGCCGACCAGCGCAACCGTTACGATCAGCGACTGCAAAAATTTCCGACGCGCACCCGGCATACGAGCCTTGCTCGCCTGGAGGACCTCTTCGAATTCTTCAATGCCAGGCTGCGCTTGACGCCGGCCTACGAGTGGCGTCGCACGCTGGACCGTTTTCAGGACGCCGCCCAGAATATCCGCAACCTCAATCCAATTGGCGCCGAACGACGCAAGCTGGAATACGACAGCCTGCGTCTGGGCGCAGCACTGGCCCTCTGGCGCGGAGAGGCGCTGCGTGTTGAGCTGCGCGGCGCGGCGGAGCGCGGTCGAAGGATGCCGCTGTTCCTTGAACTTTTTGGCGAACGCGGCAGCATTCTGGGCAATGCGACGCTTCGCCCGGAGCAGTCGCGCAGCGCGGAGCTGGGGCCCTTTGTACAATGGCAGCAGAGCCTCTGGCTGGCCGAGCTTTCGGTCGCCGCTTTCCACCGCAGCGTGCGCGACCTGATCTTGCTGACGCCCAATTCGCAGTTCAGCCTGCGCGCCGAGAATGTGGATGCCGCGGACTTCCGCGGACTGGAGTCCTCGCTGCGTATCGAGCGCAAGGAAAGCTTTCGATTCTATGCAAACTATACGTATCAGCGCGCCATCAATGCCAGCTCGGTAGCTTATCTGCGCGGCAAATACCTGCCGCTGCGGCCGCTGCACGAACTGCAAAGCGGACTTACGCTTTTGCCTTCGCCCTTTGAAATTACGCTGGAGGCGACCTTTGTTGGCGCCGTGTATCGCGATCGCACCAACGAGCCCTTCAGCTATCTGCCCGGCCGCTGGATTTACAACTTTGTCCTCGGCTGGTCGATTCTGGGCGCAGCCCAGGAAAAGGAAGAACTGCTGGCCAACTTCGAGGTGCGCAATGTTCAAAATACGCGCGTTGCCGATCTGGTCAACTATCCGCTGCCCGGAAGGAGTTACTATGCTTCGCTACAGTATCGCTTTTGATCTGCGCCGCAGGCTGCCGCTTTGCAGCCTGCTGTTTCTGTCATCGATCTTGCCTGGCTGCGGGCCATTGAGCGACATTCCGCCGCCTACGCTCTTTGATTTTCTGGCGGGCGGCGCGGGCGGCAATCGCATTGGCGTGGTCTCCAGCGATCTGGGCGCGGCCGGACGCTTTTCAACAATGACCCTGGAGGGCGCTCCGCTGCCCGGCTTCACTTCCATTCATTCCGACGCGGTGGCTCGCTCCTTCGATGGTCGCGTCTACATTGTGAACCGGCTCAATCGCGACAATATTCAGGTGCTGAATCCGGCGCTCTTCTACCAAACCGAGGCGGAGTTCTCCGTCGGCGCGGGGGCCAATCCGCATGATATCGCCGTAGTCTCGCCTTCGCTTGCCTTTGTTTCGCTGTATCGAAGCAGCGAGGTGCTGGCGGTTCATCCCTCCGCCGGTCTGATCCTCTCGCGCATCTCGCTGGCCGCCTTTGCCGATCCCTTTGATGGCATTCCCGAACTGGATTCTCTGTACTACGAGGCAGGCCGCCTGTTTGTAAGCGTGCAGCGTCTCAACCAGAATGATCCCGTATTTGTCCGACCCCCAACCGATTACTCTTCGCTGGTGGAGATTGACGCCGCCAGTTTGATGCCGGTTGCCGAGTACCGAATGCCGGCGCTCAATCCCTTCAGCAAGCTCCGTCGCGCCCAGCTGCAGGGTCGACCCGTACTCTATGTTGCTGCGCCGGGTTATTTTGGCTTCAACTTTCGCCTGGATGGCGGCGTGGTCGCATTTGATCTTTCAACGCGCAGCTTTTTTCCCCAATTGCTGTACTCCGAAAGCGCGGCAGGCGGCGACATCGTTGACGTTGCAATCAGCAACGATCAACAGGGCTATGCGCTGGTGTCCTACGCCGACTTCTCGCATTCCATCCAGCGCTTCAATCCCTCCAACGGGCAATTTGTCAGTCAGCTGGCCTATTTCCCGTCCACTGGCGGCTACGTAGCCGGCTTGCTTTTGACCGATAGCGGCGTACTGGCAGCGGCCATCGCCAGTTTTGCCAGCCCTGGCGTGGTCCTCTTTGACACCAACAGCGGCGACCGTCCGATCACGCCGGCGCCGATCAATGTTGGTCTGCGACCGCTGGACCTGGTCTATGTTCCCTGAGCGCGCGCCGGCTTCTTCTGGCCGAATTGGTATTGCCAGTATGGGCGGCGCGCATCAGGCTCCATGCCGAGATCCCTTGTGCTACTGTTCAGCCGTCACGCCGTCTATTTCTTTGCTGTCTTTCTGCTTGCTGTCTATTTTTGCGCTTACCTGCTGAGTTCGCAGCGCAGCGCCAGGCAATCGACGCGCAGCCTGGTTCTCTACTTTGCAATCATTGCCATCTGGTCGGCGGGCTGGGTGGCGTATCTTTCCTGGCTTGATCCGCGCGCCGCCTACTCTGTCCATGTCCACAGCATTTTTGTTCTGGCGCCGGTTTTCTGGCTTCGCTTTGCCTACGCTTATCCCTTTCGAATGCGTAGCGTCGAAGCGCGCTGGCTGCCGCGCATCTTTCTACTGATCGCCTTGCTTGACTACGCCTGGACCCTGGCGGAGATGCACGCTTTCCCTGTCGTCTTCCATTCTGAATGGGGAGTCTATCGTCTGCAGGGCCAATCCGCGGCCACCGCCGTCTCGGGAATCTTGCAATTGCTGGGCAT is a genomic window containing:
- the sfsA gene encoding DNA/RNA nuclease SfsA; the encoded protein is MYYSAPLTEALLLRRYKRFLADVRLPDGSTQTVFCANPGSMRTCLGEGWRARISDSGPNSKRKLRYTLEQVHNGRCWIGVKTHQANFAVREALQQGRLRELGAVTMLKSEVQVSAHSRLDFALRLNGRPCYLEVKSVSMCEGGVYYFPDAPSARARRHLSEMSALHARGARAILLFLIQRSDGRLLRAAETIDPAYARALRLAAAAGVEVRAYRLQLGARRLRLAGPVQIEL
- a CDS encoding TonB-dependent receptor plug domain-containing protein, translating into MWLASLGLLLALPGLALAEDSTLTDPVEVTAPRSDDDPQLRSSAATVIETDQVRRAHASLGEALDGQAGLRVRRYGGEGAYETLSIRGANPNQVNFYIDGIPLNNAVSGEVNLADFNLDAFERVEVFRGGEYPGSPIGGAVNLVTRHAGGVSGGRLRAEGGSFGSYALAGGAWGGETLRYAASARVARSDQDYPFHNDNGTPNLNYFDDFEDQRRNAGYRSLYATINLGFDALGAQWTALNDLSYRKNGAPGPASAQTTAANLASFRNTSGLAADWRGLGLEALRLQSRLYYTEYQTDFEDPQQEIAGPGGGSEARLQHFGWIVEPWLYLPEYYQTIKLYLSIEREIYHADQRNRYDQRLQKFPTRTRHTSLARLEDLFEFFNARLRLTPAYEWRRTLDRFQDAAQNIRNLNPIGAERRKLEYDSLRLGAALALWRGEALRVELRGAAERGRRMPLFLELFGERGSILGNATLRPEQSRSAELGPFVQWQQSLWLAELSVAAFHRSVRDLILLTPNSQFSLRAENVDAADFRGLESSLRIERKESFRFYANYTYQRAINASSVAYLRGKYLPLRPLHELQSGLTLLPSPFEITLEATFVGAVYRDRTNEPFSYLPGRWIYNFVLGWSILGAAQEKEELLANFEVRNVQNTRVADLVNYPLPGRSYYASLQYRF